The following proteins are co-located in the Paludibaculum fermentans genome:
- a CDS encoding tetratricopeptide repeat protein: MKPGFILSVLAIVLGLIVVDQFLARLERNEILGEAAAHYREGTQLLNRGDSAGAVRLIERAHVLQRGNRGYQLALAGALLAAGRLSDSEAQLRPVLNADSNAGDANLAMARLQVKLGNDREAEAYYHRAVYGKWAGAGPADEVRMELAEFLAEAGEPQKLLAEVLLIQNDAKVAPARERQIAHLLVVAGAPARAADSYRSLLRRNPDDVEALSGLAEADMALGEFSAALESLRRAQRLRSGDAQIEARLEFASQLSELDPTPRRLASKEKFERSRKVLELAKTDLRICAQLKGATAKLQPALDDVELKERQMRSTDNESAEVLLDFAQSLWRSRQQTCTTPVPESDPLPLLIHKIGQ, from the coding sequence ATGAAGCCCGGGTTCATCCTGTCCGTCCTGGCGATCGTGCTGGGGCTGATTGTCGTCGACCAGTTCCTGGCGCGGCTGGAGCGGAACGAGATTCTCGGCGAGGCGGCGGCCCACTACCGGGAAGGCACGCAGTTGCTGAACCGTGGGGACTCGGCGGGTGCGGTGCGGCTGATTGAGCGGGCGCATGTGCTGCAACGGGGCAATCGTGGGTATCAGTTGGCGCTCGCCGGAGCGCTGCTGGCGGCCGGACGCCTGTCCGATTCCGAGGCCCAACTGAGGCCGGTGCTGAATGCGGATTCCAACGCGGGCGACGCCAATCTGGCGATGGCTCGCTTGCAGGTGAAGCTGGGCAATGACCGGGAAGCGGAAGCCTATTACCACCGCGCGGTGTATGGGAAGTGGGCCGGCGCGGGTCCTGCGGACGAGGTCAGGATGGAACTGGCGGAGTTCCTGGCCGAGGCCGGCGAACCGCAGAAGCTGCTGGCCGAGGTCCTGTTGATTCAGAATGATGCGAAGGTGGCCCCGGCGCGGGAGCGGCAGATCGCTCATTTGCTGGTGGTGGCCGGGGCGCCGGCGCGCGCGGCGGACAGTTACCGGTCGCTGCTGCGGCGGAATCCGGATGATGTCGAGGCCCTGTCGGGGTTGGCTGAGGCGGATATGGCATTGGGCGAGTTCTCCGCCGCCCTGGAGAGCCTGCGAAGGGCGCAGCGGTTGCGCTCAGGGGATGCCCAGATTGAGGCGCGGCTGGAGTTTGCGTCCCAGTTGAGCGAGTTGGACCCCACTCCGCGGCGCCTGGCGTCGAAGGAGAAGTTTGAGCGGAGCAGGAAGGTACTGGAACTGGCCAAGACGGACCTGCGGATCTGCGCCCAGTTGAAAGGGGCTACGGCGAAGCTGCAGCCGGCGCTGGACGATGTCGAGTTGAAGGAGCGGCAGATGCGCTCCACGGACAATGAGTCGGCCGAGGTTCTGCTGGATTTCGCGCAATCGTTGTGGCGCAGCCGGCAGCAGACCTGCACGACGCCGGTGCCGGAGAGCGATCCGCTGCCGTTGTTGATCCATAAAATCGGCCAATAA
- a CDS encoding chloride channel protein: protein MFQSIGRWMRRWSDREPGKSAQTHLILSFVIGAVVGLVVVAFILLTGRLAARMYPPGGAAWRRVLVPVLGALSTGWLLAKYFPGARGSGIPQTKFAIFIHDGYISLKTVLGKFLCCSTSLASGIALGREGPSVQIGAGIASVLGRRCGLQGDDVKALIPVGCSAALAAAFNTPIAAVLFSLEEILGDLHAPVLGSVVISSATSWMVLHMILGDEPLFHVPAYQLVSPIEFVVYAVLGVVGGLASVAFVKLLLGLRIWFRGLPAKTVWLQPAVGGLLVGLMGWFLPEVLGVGYDYVERVLGGDMAVRTIALLVVLKIVATAVCYSSGNAGGIFGPSLFIGAMVGGTVGSVAHALLPGVTANPGAYALIGMGTAFAGIVRTPLTSVIMIFEMTRDYSIIVPLMISNLISFFVSYRLQRQPIYEALAQQEGVSLPTGEEREHMARLSVADVLEDAASMTAEELLAARQTLPGAAAADEERPFVHPDHPLSLALEKMGDHHLGVLPVVSRANVSQLLGVVRLPAILKAFGVAQEGPR, encoded by the coding sequence ATGTTTCAATCCATTGGGCGCTGGATGCGGCGATGGTCTGACCGTGAACCGGGCAAGTCCGCACAGACCCACCTGATCCTGAGTTTCGTCATTGGCGCGGTTGTGGGGCTGGTGGTGGTTGCGTTTATCCTGCTCACCGGACGCCTGGCGGCGAGGATGTACCCTCCGGGCGGCGCGGCGTGGCGGCGGGTCCTGGTGCCGGTGCTGGGGGCGCTGAGTACGGGCTGGCTGCTGGCGAAGTACTTTCCCGGCGCGCGCGGCAGCGGCATTCCGCAGACCAAATTCGCGATCTTCATCCACGACGGCTATATCTCACTGAAGACGGTGCTGGGGAAGTTTCTGTGCTGCTCCACGTCGCTGGCGAGCGGCATTGCGCTGGGCCGCGAAGGGCCTTCGGTGCAGATTGGGGCGGGCATCGCCTCCGTGCTGGGGCGGCGTTGCGGGCTGCAGGGCGACGACGTGAAGGCGCTGATTCCGGTGGGCTGCTCGGCCGCACTGGCGGCGGCTTTCAATACACCCATTGCGGCGGTGCTGTTCTCGCTGGAAGAGATTCTGGGCGACCTGCACGCTCCGGTGCTGGGGTCGGTCGTGATCAGCTCGGCGACCTCGTGGATGGTGCTGCACATGATCCTGGGGGACGAGCCGCTGTTCCATGTGCCGGCGTACCAGTTGGTGAGCCCGATCGAGTTTGTCGTCTACGCAGTGCTGGGCGTGGTGGGCGGCCTGGCTTCGGTGGCCTTCGTGAAGCTGCTGCTGGGCTTGCGGATCTGGTTCCGCGGCTTGCCGGCGAAGACGGTGTGGCTGCAGCCGGCCGTAGGCGGATTGCTGGTGGGCCTGATGGGCTGGTTTCTGCCGGAAGTGCTCGGCGTCGGGTATGACTACGTGGAGCGTGTACTTGGCGGGGATATGGCGGTGCGGACCATCGCGTTGCTGGTGGTGCTGAAGATTGTGGCGACGGCGGTGTGTTACTCGTCGGGCAACGCGGGCGGCATCTTCGGGCCGAGCCTGTTCATCGGCGCGATGGTAGGCGGTACGGTGGGCAGCGTGGCCCATGCGCTGCTGCCGGGGGTAACGGCGAATCCCGGTGCATATGCGCTGATCGGCATGGGTACGGCGTTTGCCGGGATTGTGCGGACTCCGCTGACCTCGGTGATCATGATCTTCGAGATGACGAGGGACTACTCGATCATCGTGCCGCTGATGATCTCGAACCTGATCAGTTTCTTCGTGTCGTACCGGCTGCAGCGGCAACCCATCTATGAGGCTTTGGCGCAGCAGGAGGGGGTATCGCTGCCGACCGGGGAGGAGCGCGAGCACATGGCGCGGCTGAGCGTCGCGGATGTCCTGGAAGACGCGGCGAGCATGACGGCTGAGGAACTGCTGGCAGCCCGGCAGACGCTACCGGGGGCTGCGGCGGCGGACGAAGAGCGTCCCTTCGTTCATCCAGACCATCCGCTGAGCCTGGCCCTGGAGAAGATGGGCGACCATCACCTGGGCGTGCTGCCCGTGGTGAGCCGTGCGAATGTCTCGCAACTGCTGGGCGTGGTGCGGCTGCCGGCGATCCTCAAGGCGTTTGGGGTGGCGCAGGAGGGGCCGCGATGA
- the fusA gene encoding elongation factor G, translated as MKVYESTEVRNVALVGHGHSGKTSLAAGMLFATGATNRLTRVDEGNTITDFDDEEINRKLTISTSLAVVEWKKKKLNVFDTPGFNLFMYDTKISMAAADAALILVDGVAGVEVMTEKVWEYAEQYALPRAFLINKLDRERSDFDRALANIQEIFGRYCVPIYLPIGKERDFTGVVDVISMKAWTYTPDGDGQGKEIPIPASMADEAKAAHDALIEMIAEGKDELMEKFFENGTLPVEDIMAGLHDAVKEDKIFPVMCGSALRNIGTDLVMEFLQEFCPNPTEHPSLKAMVGDHEEFKAITDKDHVTAYVFKTVADPFSGRLSFFKVCTGVLKNDMTLVDMRSKSQERLAHISVPMGKTLQPVNELHAGDIGVVAKLKEVLTADTLCEKGDSVEYPKVEIPEPSIAYAIAAKSRNDEDRMGNSVAKILEEDQGLRFYRDPQTKDFLLAGSGGQHIEVIVSRLKKRYNVEVELRQPKIPYRETIRGFADVHGRHKKQTGGHGQFGDCRIKMEPMERGGGFEYVNNIFGGAVPRQFIPAIEKGILEAAARGYLAGFPVVDFRVTLYDGSYHDVDSSEMAFKIAGRKAFKLAMEAAKPTLLEPIMKVEVAGPVEYAGDLMSDMNGRRGRISGMDTKGGTQIIRAVVPMSEMLTYQNDLTSMTQGRASFSMEFSHYDYVPALNADKIIAAYKASATGEVDEDE; from the coding sequence GTGAAGGTATACGAAAGCACTGAAGTCCGAAACGTGGCCCTCGTCGGTCACGGGCATAGCGGAAAGACGTCGCTCGCGGCCGGCATGCTGTTTGCCACCGGTGCGACCAATCGCTTGACTCGGGTTGACGAGGGCAACACGATCACGGATTTTGACGATGAGGAGATCAACAGAAAGCTGACGATTTCCACCTCTCTCGCGGTCGTGGAATGGAAGAAGAAGAAGCTGAACGTTTTTGATACGCCAGGCTTCAACCTCTTCATGTACGACACGAAGATTTCGATGGCCGCCGCGGATGCCGCACTGATCCTGGTGGATGGCGTCGCCGGCGTCGAAGTGATGACGGAGAAGGTCTGGGAGTACGCGGAGCAGTATGCGCTGCCGCGAGCTTTTTTGATTAACAAGCTGGATCGCGAACGCAGCGACTTTGACCGGGCGCTGGCGAATATCCAGGAGATTTTCGGACGGTATTGCGTCCCGATCTATCTGCCGATCGGCAAGGAGCGGGATTTCACGGGCGTTGTGGACGTGATCTCGATGAAGGCCTGGACGTATACGCCGGATGGCGACGGCCAGGGCAAGGAGATCCCGATTCCGGCGTCGATGGCCGATGAGGCGAAGGCCGCGCACGATGCCCTGATCGAGATGATCGCGGAAGGCAAGGACGAGCTGATGGAGAAGTTCTTCGAGAACGGCACGCTGCCGGTCGAAGACATCATGGCCGGTCTGCACGACGCGGTGAAGGAAGACAAGATCTTCCCGGTGATGTGCGGTTCGGCGCTGCGCAACATCGGCACGGATCTGGTGATGGAGTTCCTGCAGGAGTTCTGCCCGAATCCGACGGAGCATCCGTCGTTGAAGGCGATGGTGGGCGACCACGAGGAGTTCAAGGCGATCACGGACAAGGACCACGTGACGGCCTATGTCTTCAAGACCGTGGCTGATCCGTTCTCGGGCCGGTTGAGCTTCTTCAAGGTCTGCACGGGTGTGTTGAAGAACGACATGACCCTGGTGGATATGCGGAGCAAGAGCCAGGAGCGGCTGGCGCACATCAGCGTGCCGATGGGCAAGACGCTGCAGCCGGTGAACGAGCTGCACGCGGGTGACATCGGCGTGGTGGCGAAGCTGAAGGAAGTGCTGACCGCCGACACGCTGTGTGAAAAGGGCGATTCGGTGGAGTATCCGAAGGTGGAGATTCCGGAACCGTCGATCGCGTATGCCATTGCTGCGAAATCGCGCAACGACGAAGACCGCATGGGCAACTCGGTGGCGAAGATCCTGGAAGAAGACCAGGGGCTGCGGTTCTACCGGGATCCGCAGACGAAGGACTTCCTGCTGGCCGGCAGCGGCGGGCAGCACATCGAAGTGATCGTGAGCCGGCTGAAGAAGCGCTACAACGTCGAAGTGGAGTTGCGGCAGCCGAAGATTCCGTACCGCGAGACGATTCGCGGGTTTGCGGATGTGCACGGACGCCACAAGAAGCAGACGGGCGGCCACGGCCAGTTCGGCGACTGCCGCATCAAGATGGAACCGATGGAGCGCGGCGGCGGCTTCGAGTACGTCAACAACATCTTTGGCGGCGCGGTGCCCAGGCAGTTCATCCCGGCGATTGAAAAGGGCATTCTGGAAGCGGCTGCGCGCGGCTACCTGGCCGGCTTCCCGGTGGTAGATTTCCGGGTGACGCTCTATGACGGGTCGTACCACGATGTGGACTCGTCGGAAATGGCGTTCAAGATCGCCGGCCGCAAGGCCTTCAAACTGGCAATGGAGGCGGCCAAGCCGACACTGCTGGAGCCGATCATGAAGGTGGAAGTGGCCGGTCCGGTGGAGTATGCCGGCGACCTGATGAGCGACATGAACGGGCGGCGGGGCCGCATCAGCGGCATGGACACCAAGGGCGGGACGCAGATCATCCGCGCCGTGGTGCCGATGTCGGAAATGCTGACCTACCAGAACGACCTGACGTCGATGACGCAGGGCCGGGCCTCGTTCTCGATGGAGTTTTCGCACTACGACTACGTGCCGGCCTTGAACGCCGATAAGATCATCGCGGCGTACAAGGCTTCGGCTACTGGCGAAGTGGACGAAGACGAATAG
- a CDS encoding DinB family protein, which yields MVSKDTLLAHIDYAAWASRRLVSAVAELSDDQLQHDFGTSDKSILGTLVHLYRADRIWLSRMHQAADKLVLGDSDFQLSVVREQWPEVYDGWRHFLAGLSDEQILESISYHDLKGNAWSTPVYQIVLHLVNHGTHHRGQVSGFLRTLGQKPPVLDLIAYYRSL from the coding sequence ATGGTTTCCAAAGACACCCTGCTCGCCCACATCGACTACGCCGCCTGGGCCTCACGCCGCCTGGTCTCGGCCGTCGCCGAACTCTCCGATGACCAGCTCCAGCACGACTTCGGCACCTCCGACAAGAGCATTCTCGGCACCCTCGTCCATCTTTACCGCGCCGACAGGATCTGGCTCTCCCGCATGCACCAGGCCGCCGACAAGCTCGTCCTGGGCGACTCGGATTTCCAGCTCAGCGTCGTGCGCGAGCAGTGGCCGGAGGTCTACGATGGCTGGCGCCACTTCCTCGCCGGCCTCAGCGATGAACAGATCCTGGAATCAATCAGTTACCACGACCTGAAGGGCAACGCCTGGTCCACGCCCGTCTATCAGATCGTGCTGCACCTGGTGAACCACGGCACCCACCACCGCGGCCAGGTCTCCGGCTTCCTGCGCACCCTGGGCCAGAAGCCGCCGGTCCTCGACCTCATCGCCTACTACCGCAGCCTTTAA
- a CDS encoding class I SAM-dependent methyltransferase: MQPTERFSNRVDNYVKYRPGYPDALVRKLESEGLAPGAQVVDVACGTGISTELFVRNGYSVIGIEPNAAMRAAALQQGFDVREGRGEATGLPEASADLVVCAQAFHWVDLPAARTEFLRIVKPGGLIAIVWNIRLRNASPFLVELERLLVESSTEYAARFSADKEETVNVAAVFAPTPVERWTAPNEQVLDWAGLKGRLLSASYVPVGDDAFVDRLRAIYDRHQMDGLVRIVYECRLYWLRAA; encoded by the coding sequence ATGCAACCTACAGAGCGGTTTTCCAACAGAGTCGACAACTATGTGAAGTACCGGCCGGGCTATCCGGACGCGCTGGTGCGGAAGTTGGAGAGCGAGGGACTGGCTCCTGGCGCGCAGGTGGTGGATGTGGCTTGTGGGACGGGTATCTCCACGGAATTGTTCGTCCGGAATGGGTACTCTGTGATCGGGATTGAGCCGAATGCGGCGATGCGCGCGGCGGCGTTGCAGCAGGGCTTCGATGTGCGGGAAGGCAGGGGCGAGGCGACGGGCTTGCCCGAGGCCAGCGCGGATCTGGTGGTGTGCGCGCAGGCGTTCCACTGGGTGGACCTGCCGGCGGCGCGGACGGAGTTTCTGCGGATCGTGAAGCCGGGCGGGCTGATCGCGATCGTCTGGAACATCCGGCTGCGGAACGCCAGCCCGTTTCTGGTGGAGCTGGAGCGGTTGCTGGTGGAGAGCAGCACGGAGTATGCGGCACGGTTCTCGGCCGATAAGGAAGAGACGGTGAATGTCGCGGCAGTGTTTGCGCCCACGCCGGTGGAGCGCTGGACGGCGCCGAACGAACAGGTACTGGATTGGGCCGGGTTGAAGGGGCGGCTGCTGTCGGCGTCGTATGTGCCTGTGGGGGATGACGCGTTTGTGGACCGGTTGCGGGCGATCTACGACCGGCACCAAATGGATGGACTGGTGCGGATAGTTTACGAGTGCCGGCTGTACTGGCTGCGAGCAGCTTAA